A window of the Chthonomonas sp. genome harbors these coding sequences:
- a CDS encoding acyltransferase: MLDQLRGISILLVLATHYLHFAWLEPLGNLGLMGVWLFFTISGFLIVTKWLREKEERGRVDLRAYAARRILRIFPLYFLVLGAYILAVPAMEPNAFRVEEFHENLPYFLTFTFNLIAHPSISTAIFYYSWSLATEEQFYALWPVVDRLLRGRMLAILGAGLMLVSYAIEIGLIGWPRFLSLPYRILTDGIMEPIIWGVILAHWMHRGSSWVWRVRPGFWLPLLGAFAFLSMRSHLNGLYYGKWANPFIQLCLVALLGGAVLLELADRSPLRNRLLKRLGQLSYGIYLFNVPVKNLVEKVVNPEATLLVAMLGLGVTFALAELSYRFFEGPILRLKARFSPAAR; the protein is encoded by the coding sequence GTGCTGGATCAACTTCGCGGCATCAGCATCTTGTTGGTTTTGGCGACGCACTATCTTCACTTTGCTTGGCTAGAACCGCTTGGTAATCTCGGGTTGATGGGGGTTTGGCTGTTCTTTACCATCAGCGGATTCTTGATTGTAACCAAATGGTTAAGAGAGAAAGAGGAGCGTGGTCGAGTGGATTTGCGGGCCTACGCGGCGCGGCGGATTCTGCGGATTTTCCCCTTGTACTTTCTGGTGCTCGGCGCGTACATTTTGGCGGTGCCGGCAATGGAGCCGAATGCGTTTCGCGTCGAGGAGTTTCATGAGAATCTGCCGTACTTCCTCACTTTCACGTTCAATCTCATCGCTCACCCGAGCATCAGCACCGCGATTTTCTACTACTCGTGGTCGCTCGCCACGGAAGAGCAGTTTTACGCCTTGTGGCCCGTGGTCGATCGGCTGCTTCGCGGTCGGATGTTGGCTATTTTGGGAGCGGGGTTGATGCTCGTTTCGTATGCCATCGAGATCGGGCTGATCGGCTGGCCGCGGTTCCTCAGCTTGCCCTATCGTATTCTCACCGACGGCATTATGGAGCCGATCATCTGGGGCGTGATCCTGGCGCACTGGATGCATCGCGGATCGTCGTGGGTTTGGCGTGTACGGCCCGGGTTTTGGTTGCCGCTGCTGGGCGCTTTCGCGTTCCTCTCGATGCGCTCGCACCTCAACGGGCTGTACTACGGGAAGTGGGCGAACCCGTTCATTCAGCTTTGCCTGGTGGCGTTGCTGGGCGGCGCGGTGCTGTTGGAACTGGCCGATCGCTCTCCGTTGCGCAACCGTTTGCTCAAGCGGCTTGGACAGCTTAGTTACGGCATCTACTTGTTCAATGTTCCGGTCAAAAACTTGGTTGAGAAAGTGGTGAATCCCGAGGCGACCTTGTTGGTCGCGATGCTCGGATTGGGCGTGACCTTTGCTTTGGCCGAACTGAGCTACCGGTTCTTCGAAGGGCCGATTTTGCGGCTCAAAGCGCGATTTTCGCCAGCCGCTCGTTAA
- a CDS encoding glycosyltransferase family 9 protein: MSEKWLLIRFRAIGDVLMTQWPTTAIHRARPDAELWLASESGFAAGVNRSMVPHLVEVPRGRWKKHRWSPQTWSEQVRFYTALRKEKFDYGVDFQGHSKTALLLRLSGAKHRVQMPGTDALAQRLNPIVRSSRPHKVEQYMDLLAPWGEFVCPERPLMEPVTTPRDGLFVTINTGASSAEKQIPDWQFQQICASLQTASIPIAWVGGPGDPPPPGPGENLVGKTSLAECYAWIAASALHISADTSTGHAAAAYGTPFLTLFQTDRNSPDRFRPYSDRGTVLLRPTEAELEKSLNERLAKIAL; the protein is encoded by the coding sequence ATGAGCGAAAAGTGGCTTCTCATTCGGTTTCGCGCCATCGGCGACGTGCTGATGACACAGTGGCCGACCACCGCGATCCATCGCGCGCGACCCGATGCCGAGCTTTGGCTCGCAAGCGAAAGCGGATTCGCGGCTGGAGTGAATCGCAGCATGGTTCCCCACTTGGTGGAGGTCCCGCGCGGCCGCTGGAAAAAGCACCGCTGGTCGCCGCAAACTTGGTCCGAACAGGTTCGGTTTTACACCGCTTTGCGTAAGGAGAAGTTCGACTACGGGGTGGATTTTCAAGGCCATTCCAAGACGGCGCTTCTGCTTCGGTTGAGTGGCGCGAAGCACCGGGTGCAGATGCCTGGCACCGACGCCCTAGCCCAGCGATTGAATCCGATCGTCCGCAGTTCGCGACCGCACAAGGTCGAGCAGTACATGGATCTGCTCGCCCCATGGGGCGAGTTTGTCTGCCCGGAGCGGCCCCTCATGGAGCCGGTGACCACGCCGCGGGACGGCCTGTTTGTCACCATCAATACGGGTGCCAGCAGCGCCGAGAAGCAGATTCCCGACTGGCAATTCCAGCAGATATGTGCAAGTTTACAGACGGCATCTATTCCGATTGCATGGGTTGGCGGGCCAGGTGACCCGCCGCCGCCCGGCCCCGGCGAAAACCTCGTCGGCAAAACCTCGCTCGCCGAGTGTTACGCCTGGATTGCGGCCAGCGCGCTGCACATTAGCGCCGACACGAGTACCGGCCACGCGGCCGCCGCGTACGGCACGCCGTTTCTCACCCTTTTCCAGACCGACCGCAATTCGCCGGACCGGTTTCGCCCCTACTCCGATCGCGGCACGGTGTTGCTCCGCCCGACCGAAGCCGAACTCGAAAAATCCCTTAACGAGCGGCTGGCGAAAATCGCGCTTTGA
- a CDS encoding lysophospholipid acyltransferase family protein: protein MADQRTWKDRRRDIEGKLSFWAFRRAQRWLGRKQGADRERTGEKLGRMLFRASKKHRERAYRNFRLAFPEMSQDAMQALAQRVFEHYGRTTADFLTSQGRTKEQIDAMVTVEGREHIQAAIDRGKGTLFITAHFGNWELLAQWMAFNGYPLHVIARDVRNKNLNDAVNAIRLGPGTKVLSRGNAARAILGVLKENGIVGILPDQNETELFIPLFGHTAGTVLGPGVIHARTDATVVAGYCAYEAPGKYRIIFEPPLTPEPGYETRGEGLMRAIHTSLEEMVRRYPEQWLWFHDRWKSARQRGLVP, encoded by the coding sequence ATGGCTGATCAGCGAACTTGGAAAGATCGACGGCGCGATATCGAAGGCAAACTGAGCTTTTGGGCGTTCCGCCGAGCCCAGCGCTGGCTCGGTCGCAAGCAAGGAGCCGATCGCGAACGGACCGGCGAAAAGCTCGGGCGCATGCTCTTCCGGGCGAGCAAAAAGCATCGCGAGCGGGCCTACCGGAACTTCCGTTTAGCGTTTCCCGAGATGTCGCAAGACGCCATGCAAGCGCTTGCGCAACGGGTGTTCGAGCACTATGGACGCACCACAGCCGACTTTCTGACGAGCCAGGGAAGGACCAAAGAACAGATTGACGCGATGGTCACGGTGGAGGGGCGCGAGCACATTCAGGCGGCCATCGATCGCGGCAAGGGCACGCTCTTTATCACGGCTCATTTTGGCAATTGGGAGCTGCTCGCGCAGTGGATGGCGTTCAACGGCTACCCGCTCCACGTGATCGCGCGCGACGTCCGGAACAAGAATCTCAATGACGCCGTCAACGCCATTCGGCTGGGGCCGGGAACCAAGGTGCTGAGTCGCGGAAATGCTGCTCGCGCCATCCTCGGCGTGCTCAAAGAGAACGGCATCGTCGGCATTTTGCCCGACCAAAATGAGACCGAACTCTTCATCCCGCTGTTTGGGCACACTGCCGGAACCGTGCTCGGGCCTGGCGTGATCCATGCCCGCACCGACGCCACGGTTGTGGCGGGATATTGCGCCTACGAAGCGCCAGGTAAGTATCGCATTATCTTTGAGCCTCCGCTTACGCCCGAGCCGGGCTATGAGACCCGCGGCGAGGGCCTGATGCGCGCAATCCACACGTCGCTTGAAGAGATGGTGCGCCGCTACCCCGAGCAGTGGCTGTGGTTCCACGATCGCTGGAAGTCGGCCCGCCAACGCGGCCTCGTGCCATGA
- the lpxK gene encoding tetraacyldisaccharide 4'-kinase has protein sequence MSSPVWWDRPHPMRWMLLPLSALYALGWGLYRLTYALKIKQSKRLHSPIICVGNYRVGGTGKTPFVRWLAFRCQQLGKSVVLSTSGYGSPRAEAATLAPEGELDAKEWGDEAALLRLALPQVPIIVGRRRTLAAQICHKHFPESLLIMDDGLQHLPLAKDVTIVLDPPGTNPFCLPAGPYRENRLFRGKASLVMPSRDFHLVRDPMYLFQREPLKTGRKVELMICAIARPEQFIEQAKMAGFEWQRQVILADHAGITNQDLAGNGGLALCTAKDWVKIKELSEAARYDWIVADYDHEVREGEEFLAWLISELGKIDGAISKAN, from the coding sequence ATGAGCAGTCCGGTTTGGTGGGATCGTCCGCACCCCATGCGCTGGATGTTGCTACCGCTCAGCGCGCTCTATGCCCTCGGCTGGGGACTGTACCGGCTGACTTACGCGCTGAAAATAAAACAGAGCAAGCGCTTGCATAGCCCGATTATTTGCGTCGGCAACTATCGTGTCGGCGGCACCGGCAAGACGCCGTTTGTCCGGTGGCTGGCATTCCGTTGTCAGCAGCTCGGCAAGTCGGTTGTGCTCAGCACGAGCGGCTACGGAAGCCCCCGCGCCGAGGCCGCGACCCTGGCGCCGGAGGGCGAACTCGACGCGAAGGAGTGGGGGGATGAAGCGGCTCTGCTGCGGCTCGCCCTGCCCCAGGTGCCGATTATCGTCGGGCGACGCCGGACGCTGGCCGCGCAGATTTGCCATAAACATTTCCCGGAATCGCTCCTGATCATGGACGACGGGCTCCAGCATCTGCCTCTGGCGAAGGACGTGACCATCGTCCTCGACCCGCCCGGAACCAATCCGTTCTGTCTGCCGGCAGGTCCGTACCGCGAAAACAGGCTGTTCCGAGGCAAGGCGAGCCTGGTCATGCCCAGCCGCGACTTCCATTTGGTGCGCGACCCGATGTACCTTTTTCAGCGTGAGCCGCTGAAAACCGGGCGCAAAGTCGAGCTGATGATCTGCGCGATTGCGCGTCCCGAACAATTTATTGAGCAGGCGAAAATGGCCGGATTCGAGTGGCAACGCCAGGTGATTCTGGCCGACCACGCGGGCATAACCAACCAGGATTTGGCCGGCAACGGCGGCCTCGCTCTGTGCACGGCCAAGGATTGGGTCAAAATTAAGGAGCTCTCGGAGGCGGCTCGTTACGATTGGATCGTGGCCGACTACGACCACGAAGTCCGCGAGGGCGAAGAATTTTTGGCATGGCTGATCAGCGAACTTGGAAAGATCGACGGCGCGATATCGAAGGCAAACTGA
- the mtaB gene encoding tRNA (N(6)-L-threonylcarbamoyladenosine(37)-C(2))-methylthiotransferase MtaB — MPSAAFTTLGCKVNQYETQRILQDFEAAGWQIVPFEGPADVYVINTCSVTSDAERKSRYTIRRAARFNEEAKIVVTGCAAQMSLNKREEVEGAHLVVPNPEKLETFARFSQAFPETRVVVRRDLPQTSVTSRTRATVKVQDGCSIHCSYCSIPHTRPGMVSRPATEVLAEIESLRDQGYLEVVLTGVLIGAYGPETGSGGPDFEELVEMIADTCIPRVRISSIEMRQVTPRLVRLIQVGKVVPHLHVPLQSGDTGVLKDMNRPYSQDDYLQLCRQLLIDIPDLAITADIMVGFPTETEERFQSSLHVAEQVGYLKVHAFTFSPRFGTVADQWGDPVPPQEKAERRLRLMAIANRTGEEFRRRFVGRVMRVLVEGKVGKDGLLEGLTDNYLTVKFAGAADMLRTIQWVRLDEERGGTLFGEVVPEGTPSNLRII, encoded by the coding sequence GTGCCCTCCGCCGCATTCACCACCTTGGGTTGCAAGGTGAACCAATACGAAACGCAGCGAATCTTGCAGGATTTTGAAGCTGCGGGCTGGCAGATTGTGCCGTTCGAAGGCCCAGCCGATGTGTACGTGATTAACACGTGTAGCGTCACGAGCGATGCCGAGCGCAAGAGCCGCTACACGATTCGCCGCGCCGCCCGCTTTAACGAGGAAGCCAAGATCGTGGTCACCGGGTGCGCGGCGCAGATGTCGCTGAACAAGCGCGAAGAGGTCGAGGGTGCGCATCTGGTGGTTCCGAACCCGGAAAAGCTGGAGACCTTCGCGCGCTTTTCGCAGGCGTTCCCCGAGACCCGCGTCGTGGTGCGCCGCGACCTGCCTCAGACCAGCGTGACGAGCCGGACGCGCGCCACGGTGAAGGTGCAGGACGGGTGCAGCATTCATTGCAGCTATTGCAGCATTCCGCACACACGGCCCGGCATGGTCAGCCGACCGGCGACCGAGGTGCTGGCCGAGATCGAATCGCTGCGCGATCAGGGCTACCTAGAGGTCGTGTTGACCGGCGTGCTCATCGGGGCGTACGGCCCCGAAACCGGAAGCGGCGGCCCAGATTTTGAAGAATTGGTGGAGATGATCGCCGACACCTGCATCCCGCGGGTACGTATCAGCAGCATCGAAATGCGGCAGGTGACGCCGCGACTCGTCCGCCTCATTCAGGTCGGCAAAGTCGTGCCGCATCTGCATGTTCCCTTGCAAAGTGGCGACACGGGCGTTCTTAAGGACATGAATCGGCCTTACTCGCAAGACGATTATCTACAGCTTTGCCGGCAGCTTCTTATTGATATCCCCGATTTGGCGATCACAGCCGATATCATGGTCGGGTTTCCCACCGAAACCGAGGAACGGTTCCAAAGCAGTCTCCATGTCGCCGAGCAAGTCGGCTATCTCAAGGTCCACGCGTTCACCTTTAGCCCCCGATTTGGAACGGTTGCGGATCAGTGGGGCGATCCGGTTCCACCCCAAGAAAAAGCCGAGCGCCGACTCCGCCTGATGGCCATTGCCAACCGCACGGGCGAGGAGTTTCGGCGACGATTTGTGGGCCGAGTGATGCGCGTTTTGGTGGAGGGAAAGGTGGGCAAGGACGGCCTGTTGGAAGGCCTGACCGACAACTATCTGACCGTCAAGTTCGCCGGCGCGGCCGACATGCTGCGGACCATTCAGTGGGTGCGGCTCGACGAGGAGCGCGGCGGAACTCTGTTCGGCGAGGTCGTGCCCGAGGGCACGCCGAGCAATTTGCGGATTATTTGA
- a CDS encoding endonuclease MutS2, producing the protein MKHLEATLRQLEFNQVVDMWAEHCENEVAHAEVLATLPAFHPDVVAALQLQTAQGLELLDDLSLPHLGRIKDLELNVERLAKGGRENGEILWQIGDAMAVMRQISALTQSRRAGWTSLTIWLESMPVIPKLEERLLTSLDGDGTVRNEASVELDRIRRGKTQATQRVLERIQSYTSGRQRDLLSDPLYTQRDGRYVIPLKAENRNKIKGIVHDTSASGQTIFVEPEDVVAASNQLRELEAAERSEVARILRDLSEYVGTHGKELAEGIRAAIELDKVFSRVRFGLATGSSIPRSTAAHCLTIRHGRHPLIARDKVVPFSLSLGSDANILLITGPNTGGKTVTLKAVALFVAMAQCGLMIPAAESYVGFFPQIWADIGDKQSLEQSLSTFSGSIQNLASITKNLKPGALVVLDEVGSGTDPAEGAALARAILVFLQEKDARVLASTHHGELKLLAFDRPGFANASMEFDTRTLMPTYRLLLGTPGASHALRIAERYGLPTEIIESAKETDGQVASEISEVLERLNHAQRQAQKAQSRADQMASRLETLEKEAATAAEQADRARREARQKSADLLETTLQTIRIETAEILEDLKSNYSLENVSTARKRLRNLQEQGAEQLKSLRPERATSNIELAVDMSVKLRGQGQAGRVLQAPKDGKVLVQLGQLRLTVPVADVVPVDEKPVTLKHKPKANLGLAKNLSSAIEIQIIGLREEEARNRLVKFLDDSELAGFESVRIVHGKGQGILRKMCHEVLRAHRGVADFRLGEPVEGGDGATIARFK; encoded by the coding sequence ATGAAACACCTGGAGGCAACCCTCCGCCAACTTGAATTTAACCAAGTGGTGGACATGTGGGCGGAGCACTGCGAAAACGAAGTTGCTCACGCCGAGGTCCTGGCCACGCTGCCCGCCTTCCACCCCGACGTGGTGGCGGCTTTGCAACTGCAAACAGCGCAAGGACTGGAACTGCTTGACGACCTGAGCTTGCCTCACCTCGGGCGAATCAAAGACCTCGAATTGAACGTGGAACGCCTGGCAAAGGGCGGTCGGGAGAACGGCGAAATTCTCTGGCAAATTGGCGACGCCATGGCCGTGATGCGGCAAATCAGTGCGCTCACGCAAAGCCGTCGAGCGGGTTGGACTTCATTAACCATATGGTTAGAATCCATGCCAGTGATCCCCAAACTCGAAGAGCGGTTACTCACCTCGTTGGACGGCGACGGCACCGTACGCAACGAAGCATCGGTCGAACTCGACCGAATTCGGCGAGGCAAGACCCAAGCCACCCAGCGCGTGCTGGAGCGCATTCAGAGCTACACCAGCGGCCGTCAACGCGACTTGCTGAGCGACCCGCTCTACACGCAGCGCGATGGTCGCTACGTGATTCCGCTGAAAGCCGAAAACCGCAACAAGATCAAGGGCATCGTCCACGACACCAGCGCCAGCGGCCAAACCATTTTTGTGGAGCCCGAAGACGTGGTCGCGGCGAGCAACCAATTGCGCGAACTCGAAGCCGCCGAACGCAGTGAAGTGGCGCGTATTTTGCGCGACCTGAGCGAGTACGTCGGGACGCATGGCAAGGAATTGGCGGAAGGCATCCGCGCCGCGATTGAGCTCGACAAGGTGTTCTCCCGGGTTCGGTTTGGCCTCGCGACGGGCAGCTCGATTCCGCGTTCGACGGCAGCGCACTGCCTCACCATTCGGCATGGCCGCCACCCTCTCATCGCGCGCGACAAGGTCGTGCCGTTTAGTTTGTCGTTGGGATCGGACGCGAATATTTTGCTCATCACCGGACCCAACACGGGCGGCAAAACGGTCACCCTGAAAGCGGTTGCGCTGTTCGTCGCGATGGCACAGTGCGGCCTGATGATCCCCGCCGCCGAAAGTTACGTTGGCTTCTTCCCGCAGATTTGGGCCGACATCGGCGACAAGCAATCGCTGGAGCAGTCGCTTTCGACCTTCAGCGGCAGCATCCAGAACTTGGCCTCCATCACGAAGAACCTCAAGCCTGGCGCGCTGGTGGTGCTCGACGAAGTCGGTTCCGGGACCGACCCCGCCGAGGGAGCGGCCTTGGCCCGCGCCATTTTGGTGTTCCTGCAGGAAAAGGATGCCCGGGTTTTGGCCAGCACCCACCATGGCGAGCTCAAGCTTCTGGCGTTCGACCGCCCCGGATTTGCCAACGCAAGCATGGAGTTTGATACAAGAACGCTCATGCCAACTTATCGATTACTCCTCGGCACGCCTGGCGCAAGTCACGCCCTCAGGATTGCCGAACGGTACGGCCTTCCGACCGAGATTATCGAGTCGGCTAAGGAAACGGACGGGCAAGTCGCGAGCGAAATCAGCGAGGTCCTGGAGCGTTTGAACCATGCCCAGCGACAAGCGCAAAAGGCGCAAAGTCGCGCCGACCAAATGGCGAGCCGGCTGGAGACTCTGGAAAAGGAAGCCGCGACCGCCGCGGAGCAAGCCGATCGAGCGCGCCGTGAGGCGCGCCAGAAGTCCGCCGACCTGCTCGAAACCACCCTGCAAACGATCCGAATTGAAACCGCCGAGATTCTGGAGGACCTGAAATCCAACTACTCGCTGGAGAACGTCAGCACGGCGCGCAAGCGCTTGCGCAACCTGCAGGAGCAGGGCGCGGAGCAACTGAAGAGTCTTCGGCCGGAGCGGGCGACAAGCAACATCGAACTCGCGGTGGACATGTCCGTGAAGCTGCGCGGACAGGGTCAAGCGGGGCGCGTGCTACAGGCTCCCAAAGACGGCAAGGTGTTGGTGCAACTCGGCCAGCTTCGGCTTACGGTGCCCGTGGCCGACGTGGTGCCGGTCGACGAGAAGCCGGTCACCCTGAAGCACAAGCCGAAAGCGAACCTCGGTCTCGCCAAAAACCTCTCATCCGCGATAGAGATTCAGATCATTGGCCTGCGCGAGGAGGAAGCCCGAAACCGTTTGGTCAAGTTTTTGGATGACAGCGAGCTGGCCGGGTTCGAATCGGTGCGGATTGTGCACGGCAAGGGCCAGGGAATCCTGCGCAAGATGTGCCACGAAGTCCTGCGCGCGCATCGCGGGGTGGCGGATTTTCGACTGGGCGAACCGGTGGAAGGCGGCGATGGCGCCACCATCGCCAGGTTCAAATAA
- the smpB gene encoding SsrA-binding protein SmpB — MAKKSGQKEAKGPATIHNRKASFDFHIEDTCEAGIVLIGSEVKSLYLGRANLTDAFCRVMNSEMWLMQFDVEPYTHSFNYLPDRRRDRKLLLKRKEIDVLQRKAQEKGLALIPLRVYFNDKGYVKVLIGLGRGKKTFDKRDAIAKRDTDREKAQVAGRRR, encoded by the coding sequence ATGGCGAAAAAATCGGGCCAAAAGGAAGCTAAGGGCCCCGCCACAATCCACAACCGCAAAGCCTCTTTTGACTTTCACATTGAGGACACTTGCGAAGCCGGAATTGTGCTGATTGGCAGCGAGGTGAAGAGCCTTTATCTCGGTCGAGCGAACTTGACCGATGCTTTTTGTCGCGTCATGAATAGCGAAATGTGGCTCATGCAGTTCGACGTGGAGCCGTATACGCACAGCTTTAACTATCTGCCCGATCGCCGCCGCGACCGGAAGCTTTTGCTCAAGCGCAAAGAAATTGACGTGCTTCAACGCAAGGCTCAAGAAAAGGGGCTCGCCCTCATTCCGCTGCGCGTGTACTTTAACGATAAAGGTTACGTGAAGGTGCTCATCGGACTGGGTCGCGGTAAGAAAACATTCGATAAGCGCGACGCCATTGCGAAGCGCGACACCGATCGCGAAAAGGCGCAGGTTGCCGGACGACGACGATGA
- a CDS encoding FKBP-type peptidyl-prolyl cis-trans isomerase: protein MQKLVQLSLGIVAAVTFVACGPKADDKMGTTENPEKPALQTHTHADGTVHAGDSHGTETEPAKDAEPGPAAKPLEKGNPVAELTGNDKADHDKIKIEILKPGKGDFVRNGDTCYMEYTGMRTDGFVFDSNANGKREPFKFVLGTGSVIRGWDLGVLGMKPGEERKLTIPAVLGYGDQGAGKDIPGGATLIFTIKLLDILKPDDVAIFDFLAQSPGSGPKAKAGDVVRFNLEVNMLNGTQVFSTDADKKPITVTLGATNTGYSTGLMAALEGLQAGSKCEVRMPPAINSGLESKGTQEQLLKYSIKVLSVGNK from the coding sequence ATGCAAAAACTCGTTCAATTGAGTTTAGGAATTGTGGCCGCCGTCACCTTCGTCGCATGCGGTCCAAAGGCCGATGACAAGATGGGCACGACCGAAAACCCGGAAAAGCCTGCGTTGCAAACCCACACGCACGCGGATGGGACGGTGCACGCCGGCGATAGCCACGGCACCGAAACCGAGCCGGCCAAGGACGCCGAACCCGGTCCTGCCGCCAAGCCACTAGAAAAAGGCAATCCCGTCGCCGAGCTTACTGGCAATGACAAGGCCGACCACGACAAGATCAAGATCGAAATCTTGAAGCCCGGCAAAGGCGATTTCGTTCGCAATGGCGACACCTGCTACATGGAGTACACCGGCATGCGAACCGACGGATTCGTCTTCGATTCGAACGCCAACGGTAAGCGCGAGCCGTTCAAGTTTGTGCTCGGCACCGGCTCCGTCATTCGTGGCTGGGATCTCGGCGTTCTCGGGATGAAGCCCGGCGAAGAGCGAAAGCTCACCATTCCGGCCGTCCTCGGCTACGGCGATCAGGGCGCAGGAAAGGACATTCCGGGCGGCGCGACCCTGATCTTTACGATCAAACTTCTCGATATCCTCAAGCCCGACGATGTGGCCATCTTCGACTTCCTGGCGCAATCGCCGGGCTCTGGTCCAAAGGCGAAGGCGGGCGACGTGGTTCGCTTTAACCTGGAAGTGAACATGCTCAACGGCACTCAGGTGTTTAGCACGGACGCAGATAAGAAGCCGATTACGGTGACGCTTGGCGCGACGAACACCGGTTACAGCACGGGCCTGATGGCCGCTCTGGAAGGACTCCAAGCCGGAAGCAAGTGCGAAGTGCGCATGCCGCCGGCCATTAATAGTGGCCTTGAGTCGAAAGGCACACAAGAACAACTTTTGAAGTACTCAATCAAAGTCCTCAGCGTAGGAAATAAATGA
- a CDS encoding peptidylprolyl isomerase → MKVLALAAFALPVLAAAKLSAQYTYYGVNRPFEISASAGEIRLYSTKQSEPLASAMINGGKTDLAKVLKIWSIKSVGVLYLQEFQQGRPVGAALVLQPMTNPAISTLAPDGRNVVFTPDEDSANSGFRVWRDQDAEFDTSLGKIRVRMRPDAAPNTVWNFLKLVEGGFYRDVIFHRVVAKRPDGTAFVIQGGDPTGTGSGAPGYAFPLEKSPLPHDFGVISMARSTDPNTNGCQFFFALSREGTKHLDDRYASFGETISGGATILKIAAVKTGEQDRPLEPPVIRRIRLVDAAPYGTGPMPEKKPQ, encoded by the coding sequence ATGAAGGTCCTCGCCCTTGCCGCTTTTGCATTGCCCGTTTTGGCCGCCGCCAAGCTGTCGGCTCAGTACACCTACTACGGCGTGAATCGCCCGTTCGAAATCAGCGCGAGCGCGGGCGAGATTCGGTTGTACTCAACCAAGCAATCGGAGCCGCTGGCTAGCGCCATGATTAACGGCGGCAAGACCGATCTCGCCAAGGTGCTCAAAATCTGGAGCATCAAGTCGGTCGGCGTGCTGTACTTGCAGGAGTTTCAGCAGGGTCGGCCGGTAGGCGCGGCGCTGGTGTTGCAGCCCATGACCAATCCCGCGATCAGCACGCTCGCGCCAGACGGCCGGAATGTCGTGTTTACGCCCGACGAGGATTCGGCGAACTCGGGGTTCCGCGTGTGGCGCGATCAGGACGCCGAGTTCGACACGTCGCTGGGCAAAATCCGGGTGCGCATGCGACCCGACGCCGCGCCCAACACGGTGTGGAACTTCCTCAAGCTCGTTGAGGGCGGATTCTATCGCGACGTGATTTTCCATCGCGTGGTGGCGAAGCGACCTGACGGGACGGCGTTCGTGATTCAGGGCGGCGACCCCACCGGCACGGGTTCCGGCGCGCCGGGCTACGCGTTTCCGCTGGAAAAGAGTCCCTTGCCGCACGATTTCGGCGTGATCAGCATGGCTCGCTCCACCGACCCGAATACGAACGGGTGCCAATTCTTCTTCGCGCTCAGCCGCGAGGGCACGAAGCACCTGGACGATCGCTACGCCTCGTTCGGCGAAACGATTTCGGGCGGCGCGACGATCCTCAAAATCGCCGCCGTGAAGACAGGTGAGCAGGATCGCCCGCTGGAGCCGCCCGTGATCCGTCGCATCAGGCTTGTAGACGCCGCGCCCTATGGCACCGGGCCTATGCCGGAGAAGAAGCCCCAGTAG
- a CDS encoding prolipoprotein diacylglyceryl transferase: protein MLPVLFNIGPVPIRSFGLLMVVAFFVGLQMAASRAKRYDIDKQKVWDLGLWLILCGALGARILFIAQEWKHFSQHTDELFSLQFSGLTSFGGLIGGVLALVIYCRRHKISTRTMLDIFAPALLVSHAIGRVGCLLNGCCHGGPTTEWFGVHQDNLAGLFVPAQLADSAMVLLAWGALRLWENKRQLGPGQAFAFAIIGYNLSRFLFEFFRAGSSSTYWGGLPITQAQGLALAMAILGGILYAAWSRRATGASSPA, encoded by the coding sequence ATGCTTCCCGTGTTGTTCAATATCGGTCCGGTCCCCATCCGCAGTTTTGGGCTGCTGATGGTGGTCGCGTTTTTCGTGGGTCTGCAGATGGCGGCCAGCCGCGCGAAACGCTACGACATAGACAAACAAAAGGTCTGGGACCTTGGCTTGTGGCTGATTCTTTGCGGCGCGCTCGGGGCCCGCATCCTGTTTATTGCCCAGGAATGGAAGCACTTTTCGCAGCACACCGACGAGCTGTTTAGCCTGCAATTCAGCGGCCTCACCAGCTTTGGCGGCCTCATTGGCGGGGTTCTGGCATTGGTGATTTACTGCCGCCGACACAAGATTTCGACCCGGACCATGCTCGACATTTTCGCCCCCGCGTTGCTGGTTTCGCACGCCATCGGGCGCGTCGGCTGCCTGCTGAATGGCTGCTGCCATGGCGGTCCAACCACCGAGTGGTTTGGCGTGCACCAGGACAATCTCGCCGGGCTGTTTGTCCCCGCGCAGCTGGCCGATTCGGCCATGGTGTTGCTCGCTTGGGGCGCGCTCCGTCTATGGGAAAACAAACGCCAGCTCGGCCCCGGGCAAGCCTTCGCGTTCGCGATCATCGGCTACAACCTCAGCCGATTCCTTTTCGAATTCTTCCGCGCGGGCTCATCGAGCACTTACTGGGGCGGACTGCCCATCACGCAGGCGCAAGGGCTCGCCCTCGCCATGGCGATTCTGGGCGGCATCCTCTACGCGGCGTGGTCGCGGCGCGCTACTGGGGCTTCTTCTCCGGCATAG